CGAGATGACCTCGATGTCGCGCTCCGGGTCGACGGAGCCGTCCACGTGCACGATGTCGTCGTCGTCGAAGCAGCGGACGACGTGGCAGATCGCGTCCACGGCCGCGATGTGGGAGAGGAACTGGTTGCCGAGCCCCTCACCCTCCGACGCGCCCTTGACCAGCCCGGCGATGTCGACGAACTCCACCGACGTCGGGATCGTCTCGGCGGACTTGGCCAGCCGGGTCAGCTCGTCAAGCCGCGCGTCGGGCACCGCCACGGTGCCGACGTTGGGCTCGATGGTCGCGAACGGGTAGTTGGCCGCCTCCGCACCGGCCGCGCTGACCGCGTTGAAGAGGGTTGACTTGCCGACGTTGGGCAGCCCGACGATTCCGACCTGAAGTGCCATGGATCCCAAGCCTGCACCTAGCATGAGGCCCATGCACGTCGAGATCGAAGCCCCGAGTGACGAGTCCGCCGGGGGCCCTGACCTGCTGTTGCTGCACGGCGGCATCGGCACGGGGCGGTACCACTGGTCGAAGCAGATCAAGGGTCTGACAGGCGCAGGCTTCCGTCTGCACATGCCGGACCTGCCCGGCCACGGTCAGACTCCCGTCGGGGACCAGCCCTATGGTCGGTCCGTGCTCGTCGACGCGGTCCGCGAGTACGCGAGCAGCCTGGACCACAGGCCCATCGTGGCCGGCTTCTCGATGGGCGGGCACACGGCGATGGGGCTGGCGGCGACCGACCCGGAGCTCTTCGCCGGTCTGATCCTGATCGGTGTCAGCATCGCCGACCACGATGGCTTGGGTGCATGGCGGAGCAAGTTCGATCCCGACGTCTTGGAGGAGAGCTTCCCCCTCTGGGCCAGACAGCTCTCCAAGCTGCACGCCCCCCTCGGCGGCCCGGATGCCTGGCGCGACGTGTGCATTCGAGATTCCACGAAGCTGTCGGCTGAGGTCGACACCGACGCCCTCGCAGTCCTGGACGTCCCGACGCTGCTGGTTCGCGGCGACGGCGACGAGACGGTCGACCCCGGCCACTTCGGCCGACTGCGGGAGATCTGGCCGCACGCCGAGGAGTTCGTCGTACCAGGCGGCGGACACGACGTCCAGCTGACCCGCAGTCGAGTGACCGGTCCGGTCTTCGTCGACTTCCTCGGGCGGCACGCGGAGGACGGGCGATGAGCTCCCTCCGACTGTCCCGCGACCTGCCGACCCTCGACCGGCCGGTCCTCGTCGCTGCCTTCGAGGGCTGGAACGATGCCGGCGAGGCTGCAACCGGTGCGGTCCTGGCCGTAAGCGACGCCGTGCAGGCCACCCCGTTGGCGGACATCGACCCGGAGGAGTTCTTCGACTTCCAGGTGAATCGACCGGTCGTTCGCTGGGAGGGGGAGGAGCGAGTCCTCGACTGGCCGGCCACCACGATCTCGTGGGGCCGTGCCCGTGATGCTGATGGCCAACCGATCGGCCGAGACATCGTGCTGCTGCGGGGCCACGAGCCGAACCTTCGCTGGCGAACCTTCACCGAGACGATCCTCGGCCTCGCCCACGATCTGAATGTCGAGCGGGTCGTCACCCTCGGGGCGCTGCAGGTCGACGTGCCGCACACCCGACCCGTCCCGCTGACCGGCGCGTCGACCGACATGGACATCGAGGAGGAGCACGGGCTGCGCCGATCGGGCTACGAGGGTCCCACCGGCATCGTCGGCGTGCTGCACAATGCGGCGACAGCTGCCGGGTTCCAGGCCGTCACCCTCTGGGTCGGCGTCCCGCACTACCTGGCCGGGACGCAGTACGCCAAAGCGTCACTGGCCTTGGCCGAGCGGGTGGCACGGCTCTGCGATGCCGCCCTCGACCTGACCGATGTGGCGGACGAAGCGCAGGGGCAGGACGAGGACATCGCGGAGCTCGTGGCCGAGGATGAGGAGTTGGCGTCCTACGTCGGAGACCTCGAGGACCGTGTCGACGCCGAGTACGACGCCGACGCGGGTGCAACCGCAACCGATCAGCTCCCTCGACCGCCCGTCAGCGGAGATCAGATCGCGGCCGAGTTCGAGCAGTACCTGCAGGAGCGCAACTCCGAGTAGGCGCGTCCCCCGTCGAGGCCGGGGTCCGTGAGATCGTCGACGGGACGAGACCGGCCTCGCCTCCGGGACCCTGAGGCGGCACCACGTCCGGGCCTCAGCTGGGCCCTGAGACCGAGCCGCTCAGCTGGCCCTGAGGCCGAGCCGCTCAGTTGGCCCCGAGGACCTCGCGGACCACCGCGTTGACCAGCTTGCCGTCGGCCTTGCCCTTCACCTTCGGCATCAGGGCTCCCATGACCTTGCCCAGGTCTGAGGGGTCGGAGGCGCCGACCTGCGACACGGTCTCGGTGACCAGGGACCGGATCTCCGCCTCTCCCATCTGCTCGGGGAGGTACTCGGTCAGGACGTCCAGTTCGGCTTGCTCCGACGCCGCAAGCTCCTCGCGGCCGGCGTCGGCGTAGGTCTCGATGGATTCGCGGCGCTTCTTGGCCTCACGCGAGAGGATGTCGGTCACCTCGGCGTCGCTGACGTCATCGCCGTGGCCGGGCTCGGCTCGCAGGTTCTTGATGCCGGCCAGCACCATGCGCAGGGTTCCGGTCCGGACCTTGTCGCGGGCCTTCATGGCGTCTTTCAGATCACTCTGGATGGTGTCGGCAAGTCCCATGTGGCCAGATGCTACCTGCGGTCCGACTACCCTCCTGCGCCATGTCAGACCACCACGGCGACGTGGCACCACCGCATCCGATGACCACACTTCGCGCTGCCGGGCGACGGGACAGCTGGGCACCCGCGGACCGTCCTGCGTTGGTCCTGCTGGACGTCGACGGCACGCTGATGGGCCCGACCCGAGTCGTGACCGACGGCGTGGTCGCCGCGGTCGGGCGCGCGGTCGCAGCCGGTCTGCTGGTCGGGTTCGCCACAGGGCGCCCAGTCTCAGGGGTTGCTGAGGCCCAGTCGCAGCTGAACCTGGACGGGCCCCACGTGGTGCTCAACGGCGCGCAGGTCCGCAAGAACGGAGCGGCGGTTCGAAGCTGGCCGATGTCGGCAGAGCAGCGGCAGCAGGTCCTCGACCTCTGCGCCGAGCGGGACCTGTACGCCGAGCTGTACACGACCGACTCCCTGCTCGTCACGGCGTTCGATCGTCGCTACGAGTCGCACTGGACCGAGGTGATCGGCATGCCGGCGGGGACCGTCGACGAGCGGCCAGACCTGGCTGCGCAGACGATCAAGATGACGATGGTCACGACCACCGACGAGGAACGCGCAGCCGTTGTGGCCGCCATCGAGCAGCTGGGCCTGACGCCGGGGCCGGCCACGTCACCGGTGACGCCGGGACTGACGTACATCAACATCACCAGCCCCGAGGCCAACAAGGGCAACGCCGTCCGGGCGATCGCGGAGCTGGAGGGCATCACCACCGATGAGGTCGTCGCGATCGGCGACGGGGCCAACGACCTGCCGATGCTGCAGGCGGCCGGCACGGCCATCGCGATGGGTGGGGCCGAACCGTCGGTGGCCGCGGCCTCCCACTTCGAGGTTGCCGGGGTCGAGGAGGACGGGGCAGCGCAGGCGCTGGACGCGGTCGTTGCCTGGGCCTCGTCGGAGCACGCCGGGGGCGCCTCGACGTCGTCCGCGCGGTGACTGGCAGACGGCCCGGGGGTTCGTGGCGACGGACCCCAGTGAGTCAGTGGGTCGCGCCCGCGCCGTCGGCCTCCCGTGCCGCCGCCGCCAGCGCGTCCACGTCCGCCGACCGGAGGGCGTGGGCCAGAGCCCGCAGCAGGTCCGGTAGGTCTGCCTGCACCCGGACCGTGACCCGTCCGGGCTCGCTGTCCACGTCGACGTCCAGATCCTCCCCGTCGGTGGTGACGGTCAGCGTCGGTCGCTCGGGCCACACGACGTCGTCGTCCTGGCCGTCCTCCTCGGCCACGAAGTCCCAGGTGTCGGGGTGGATGCTGTCGATGAGCCTGGCCAGACGGTCAAGTTGGGGGAGCAGATGGGGGAGTTGCTCCCCGATCTCGTGGAGCATGGCATCGACCTCGGCCGCGTGCTGGCGGCAGTAGAGGTGATCCGGCGGCAACGACTCGCCACATACCGCGCACACGTCGTCCCGATACACGGCTAGGACTGCCCATCCCGAACTGCCAGACCCAGTGACCGGCGCAGGAAGTCGAACTGCAGCAGCAGCAGGTTGGTGTTCAGCGTCTCCGACGGCGTGAAGTGGGTGACACCCGACAGCGGGAGCACCTGGTGGGGACGACCGGTCTCCAGCAGGGCCCGGCTGAGACGCAGCGTGTGCGCGCTCACGACGTTGTCGTCGGCCAGCCCGTGGATCAACATGAGCGGCCGTGAGAGCTGCCCGGCGTCGGCGATGATCGAGGACTGGTCGTACGCCGAGGCGCTGATGTCCGGGTGGCCCAGGAACCGCTCGGTGTAGTGCGTGTCGTACAGCCGCCAGTCCGTCACGGGCGCGCCGCTCACGGCGGCGTGGAAGACGTCGGGACGTCGGAGGACCGCGAGCGCGGCCAGGTACCCACCGAACGACCAGCCACGGATGCCCACCCGCTCGAGGTCCAGCATGCCCGGGTTGGCGTCGGCCGTTCGCTCCAGCGCCTCGATCTGGCCGCCAAGCGTCGGGCGGGCGAAGTCCCCGGCGATGCGGGCACCCCACGACAACGACTGACCGGGTGATCCTGGCCCGTCGGTGACCAGGACGGCGAAGCCGTTGGCGGCGAACCACTGCGAGGTCAGGTTGGCAGCGCCGGCACCCAGGACTCGGCGTGCGCCGGGACCGCCGTAGGGGTCCACGAGCACGGGCAGGGGACCGGCATCCGGTGTCCACCCGTCCGGCAGGAACACCTGGGTCACCGGCTGCTCGAGCGAACCGACGGGTCGGCGTCTGACAGCCGGCAGCGGCGGCGGGGTGAGGGCCAGGCTCCGGGCGGTCGTCTCGCCCACGGTGACCTCCACGGCGGTGGTGCCGGGCCGACGCTGAGTGATCGCCAGACGCCCACCACCCATCACGGCGCTGGCCACACCCTCGGGGTCGCTCAGGATCTGCGTGGGCCCCTCCGGGAAGACGCGAGCCACGACGGTGCACCACGGCTGCTCCCGCGTGTGGGCGGTCACGATCACCCCGTCGTCCGGATCAACACCCACGATGCTGGCGATCATGAGGCCGACGTCGGTGGTCACCCTGCCACCGATGTCGAGCAGGCGGGTGTTCTGCAACTGGACGACGCGGACCAGTTCCCCGCCGGAGAGCCGCACGGGACTGCCCGGAATCAGTTCGATCCACGGTGAGTCGTCCTCGGTGGCGATCGTGCGGAACTCGCCGGTGTCGGTGAGTTCGAGGAAGGCCAGGCGCTGCTGGTTACGGCTCTGCACGACGACGGTTGCGGGATGGCCCGTCGGCCACGTCACCTCGGCCAGGTAGGGATAGCTGTCCCGGTCCCACACCAGAGGTGTGACCTCACCGTTCAGGCTGACCTGGTGCAGGGTGACTTCGGCGTTGGGTGTGCCTGCAGCCGGGTAGCGGATCTCGGTTGGTCGGGCATCGGGGTTCACCGGTCCGGCGATCCACCAGGTCCTGACGGGCGCCGTGTCGACCCGAGCGACGAGGAGCGACTGGCCGTCGGGAGCCCACCAGTAGCCGCGGGTCCGCCCCATCTCCTCGCCGGCGACGAACTCGGCGAGGCCCCAACTCACCGTTGGATTGCGATCGCCCACCAGGCGTCTGGGCGCGTTCGTCCCGTCCAGACGCGTGACCCACAGGGCCTGATCCTCGACGTAGGCGATCCGCTGGCCCGTCGGATCAGGGCGAGGGTCCACGACGGGACCGTCGACGGCCAGTTGCTGCAGCTCACCACTGTGGACATCCACCGTGAGGAGCTTTCCACCGGCCGCGAACGCCGCCGTCCGGACTTCGGCGTCACAGGCGAAGGTGACGATGCCGCTCCCTCGCTCACGGGCGCGTTCCCGTCTGGCGAGCTCCTCCGGAGGTACGCCGGCTGCATCCAGGGCTGCACCATCGACCAGCCTGGTCTCGCCGTCGGTGTCCAGACGCCACAGGGATTGGGTCGGGCTGTCCCCCTCGCCCCGGAGGAACAGCGCGTGGTCGGCGGCCAGAACGAAGTGGCGAGGCACGCCGAGGCTGAACCCCTGGGTCCGTGCGAACACGGCGGGGAAGTCCGTGCTGACGGCGTGAATCGGTGGCGGGGTCACGCGGGACTCCAGTTCGTTTGCTGCGTCAGCCCGTGGCGTCCGAAGCGGCCGGAGGCTCCGGCGTGGTGATGCCGCTGGCTGGAGGGGCTTCGCCGTCCGACGGCGCCGGCGTCGGTTCCTGCGTCGACCGGTCGTCGGCTGCTGGTACGGATTCAGGTTCTGCGGCCGGCGGCTGGGGCTCGGTGGCCGGGGTCTCGACGGCGCTCGCGGCCGGCGGGGCGGCAGCTGGGCGGGGTGCAGCACTCACTGCGGGGGTGTCGGCTGCGGGCGGCTCGCCGGCGGCGCCGGAGTCGATCCCGGCCACCGCTGCATCCACCGCCGCCGCGAGTTCTCCGTCGACGTCCACGGTTGCTCCCGGGGACCACTCGAGCCGGGGGCAGCGTGTCTCGTGCCCTGGTCGGACCCAGGTCCAGGCCTGACAGGCGGGGCAGCGGGTCTCGGCTCGGACCATCGGGTTGCCCTCGAGTGCCAGGGGCAGGTGCACCGAGTCGAAGCCAGCACACACGAAGTTCTCGAAGGCCTTCTCGCCCCGCATCCGATTCTCGGACGCCACGGCGTCGAGGATCTCCTGGGCGTCCAGGTCGGCGCCACCCTCGATGAGGATCTTGACCAGGTCGGCGGTCTCGGGCCGGCCGATGTCCAGGCCGACCAGGTTGGGTTCCTGGACCGACTCGGGCAGGGCGACGTCGACACCGCGGTCGTTCCAGGTCTTCCACTCCGCCAGGCCCGCGGCCCGGTCGGTCGCCGCGGCTTCCTCGACCCGTCGGGTGATCCGACCCGTCAGCTGGTCGCCATGTCCGTGGTCGCGTGCCCAGGCCAGGATCGCGCCGACGTCATCAGCGTCGAGATCGACCCGGTCGATCAGCGCTGGGACCCGATCGGGGTACTCCGACTGCGCCATCGTCAAGGTCGGCACGGTCGCCGGTAGGCGATCCGCGTGTGCGCCGAGCACGGCGTCGATGGCGTCGGGGATCGGCGTCTCGGTGTCGCGCATCGCCGCCGCTTCGGCCAGCCACTCGTCGGAGGGGTCCTCAGGGACCTCGATCTCGTAGTTGGTGTCCCGCCGGGACAGTGCCGCCATGACGACCGGTCGACGCCGGATGGCCGGACCCATCGGCTCGAGGATCTCCTTCATCCAGCGCCACGGGAGGCCCGCGGCACGGTCGATGTCCTCAGCGACCCTGCCGGCGTCACCGAGCAGGCCGAGGTGGGTCGCCGTCCGCAGCTTCTTCTTGGCCTTCTCCTGTGCGATCTGGCGCTGTGCGAGGACACCTTTGCACTCCTCGGGGAACAGCGTGAACAGATCCCAGAGGTAGAACAGATCGCGGTACCGGCCTGTGGCAGCGCTGGCCAGGAAGTGGCGGCACAGCGCAGCCGGACCCAGCAGCGCACCGGCGGTGACGGGCGGGATGTCGGTGATGACGACCTCGCGATGCTTGCGGGCCATCCGGCTGAGCGTGGCGTCGGGGTTCTGGACGTAGGCCAAGGCCGCCTCGGAGGTGGTGCCGATCGTCCTGATGACTGCGGCCGGATCCGGACCGGGGGCCTTCTTCTTCTTTTTCTTCTTCTTGGGCTGCTGCTCTGCCTTGGCAGGTTGCTCTGGCTTGGCGGCTTGCTCGGCCTGGGCAGGCTGGTCCGCGGGCGGCTCCGCCACTGGCCCCGTGTCACCGGTTGTGTCTGGCTCGACTGCGGGCGGCTCAGTGGTGGCCGGTTCCGTGGCCGCTTCGCTGTCCGCCGCACCCTCCGACTGTGCTGGCAGTTCCGGCGGCGCCGACTCTGACGGGGCTGGGTCGACCACGGGCGGCTGCGCCTCCGGTGTCGGCTCGCTCGGCGTCTGGTCAGGCTCTGCCGAGGCGGTCGGGTTCGGATCGGACGGGGTGGCCGTCATGGCGCTCCTGCCTTTCACAGGCCGCTGGTGCCTGCAGTCTGGACCTTGTGGTCTCGCGGCGGCGCCGGGGGCCGGGCGGCCCAGGTTCGTGGCGTCGGTGCGCGAGGGTCGGTTTCGTCACGGTTCCGCATCGATGAGATGACGCGGAACCGAGAGCCTACTCGTTACTGGCCTGCGTCCGGGTTCGGCGGGATGATCAAGGTCTGACCGACCTGCAGCGGCGTGGACCCGGAGAGGTTGTTCGCCTCCGCAATGATCCCGAAGGCGAGTGGGTCCCCATACACGGCCTGAGCGATGTCGGAGAGGTTGTCACCTGACTGCACCTCATATGTGCGGTTGCCGTTGGCATCCGTCGGCGCTGCCTCGGGTCCGGCTGGTTCCGGCGCGGTGGTCCCGTCCTCGCCCGTGGCAGGCGTCGAGGTGTCCCCGCCATTTGCCTGCTGGGTGCGCAGGCTCTGCAACTCCGTCTGCAACTGCTCGATGGTCTGGTCCCGATCGGCCAGGGCGTCCTCGGCGCTGGCCCGCGCGGTCACTTCGACATCGAGGTCCGCCTGGGAGATGTCGCTGCCGCCCGCACAGCTGCGACCGATCAGAATCAGGACGATTGCCGCGATCACCATGGCCCCGACGCGATACCACAGGATCTGCTCGCCGAAGTCGTCAGCTTCTTCGTATTCGAAGTCCATGGGTCTCTAGTATCCACGGATTGCCCACGCATGTGAGGATGTAGGACATGTTGGACCGGGAATGGGTCAGCCTGACAGACGCCGCCGAACCGCGTGAGCGGTACCTCTTCGACGTGTCGTTCCTGGCGTCCTCCTACAGCTGCATCTACGGGCGCGGCTGCCCCGGAACGGAGGGTGTGGCAGACGACGACAGAGGATGCTGCCGGTTCGGCGCCCACTTCGTCGACGACGACGACCGTGACCGGACGGTGGAGATGGTGGAGGTCCTCGGCCCGCAGTACATGCAGCAGTATCGCCTGGCTGCTCGCCGAGGGGTGGTTGCCACCGACGCCGACGGATCCCAGCGGACGCGGATGACCGGCGGGGCCTGCATCTTCCTCAACCGCAACTCCTGGTCGCGGGGGGCCGGCTGCTCCCTGCACCAGTACGCCATCGACCGTGGCGAGCATCACGTCGACTACAAGCCGGAGGTCTGCTGGCTGGTTCCGCTGCGGCGTGAGATCGAGACCGACATCGCCGACGATGGGGAGGAGCGGGTGACGACGACCATCACCAGCTACGACCGGGGTGCCTGGGGTGAGGGTGGAGCGGACTTCTCGTGGTGGTGCACCACGGACGACGATCGAGCGTACGGGGGAACCCGTCCGGTCTATGCGTCCATGAAGCAGGAGCTGATCGCGATGAGCTCACCGCAGGTCTACGGCGAGCTCGTCGCCTACATGGAGGGCCGGCGCGGCCCGCAGCGTCGTCCGCTGCCGCTGATGCCACCCCCTGGACCGCCTGCCGCCAGCACACCATGAGCGCCGCTGACCGTGCCATTGCCGCGCCACAACTGCGGGAGACGGCGGACATCCACTGGGACTCCGGCCACGATCCGGTGATCCGCTGGGACGCCAGCGGTCGTCGGTTCTGGCTGGTCGACGGAGCTGATTCTGGACGACGACTGCTGCTGTGGGCCGTTGGGGAGGGGACGGACAGCAAGCTGCCAGAGGCCGAGACCATCGCCGAGGTGTTCCGTGATGGCTTGGCCGCTTGCGACTTCCCGCCGGACGGCTCGGGTGTGCCGGAGCACCGGGCGTCTGCCACGCTCCGCGTGGCTGGGCTGTCCGGGTAGGCCTTCTTCACGGGCCCTCACCCGGGCCCCCACCAGGGCCGCCACGACCCTCCTCGAACGACTCGAGGTCGCCCGGTGTGTTCAGGTTCAGCGCCCACGCGGTGGATCGCGTGAACAGCTCCGTCTCGCCCTCACTGAGCACCACCGCGCCGATCTGGCGCGCCACGTCGATGACGGACCGGGTGCCATCAGCGACCGCTGCTGCCACCTTCCCGCCCACTGCCGTCGACCACACGGCGTGCAGGGGCTGCGGGCGGCCGGCTCCGGAGGGGACGATGGCCGGCTGTCCGGCCCACGACTCGCTCAGCGCCTGCAGCAACCCGGCGTCGGGCCGGGGGATGTCGACGGCCAGGACGATCGCGTGGGTGCTGTTGCCGGCCTGCAGCCCGGCCAGGATGCCGCCGAGCGGCCCACCACCCGGCAGGCAGTCGGCGATCTGCGGCACCTCCAGGTCGGGGATCGTTCGCTGTCCGGACGCGACCAGGACGCCGCTGGTCAGCGGCTCCAGGAACGCCACCGCTCGATCGATCAGTCGTCGACCGTCGACGATGGCCAGGGCCTTGTCCTGGCCCATGCGGCGCGAGGTTCCGCCGGCCAGCACGATGCCCACCGGCCTCGTCACCGGCGTCGACCCAGGTGCGGTCTCCTCAGCCATCGCGGTCCAGGCGACGCCCAACCCACCACGCCGCGGCGTAGTAGGCGACCAGGGCGATCGCTGCCGACGCGGCCATCCGGCGCAGCGACAGACCGCCCGCGGCCGACAGGAACACCAGGTCGCCGACGAACAGGCCGAGTCCCACGGACACGGGCAGGTAGCGCAGCCGCTCGGTGCTCACGGCGTCGACCGGGTCGACACGACCCGGATCAGACCTGCTCGGCGAGCCAGGCCACCACGTCGGCCAACACGGTGTCCTGCTCCGGCTCGTTGAAGACCTCGTGGTGGAGCCCGTCGTAGGTCTTGAGGTCCACGATCTGCGAGCCGACGGCCCCGGCCAGGGCCCGGGCGCCGTCCACGGCGGCCAGACGGTCCTCGGTCCCGTGCACGATCAGCAGCGGCTCGGTGATGCGGCTGGCCTTCGGCATGAGCGCGTCCTCCAGGCCCAGCAGCGTGGCCCCGGTCCCAGCGGGGATCTTGCCGTGGAAGACCAGTGGATCCGCGTCGTAGGCGGCGACGACGGCCGGATCACGGCTGACGTCGCCGGAGTCGAGCGCCTGGGTGGGCAACTTGCCCGCCACCCGGCCGAGGATCGGCGCCAGGACCTTCAGCGGTGCCGCGACCTCGGCGGCGTTTCGCAGGTAGGGGCCGCTGAGCACCACGGCTGCGACGGGATCATGGGGGCCGACGAGGTGGTCGACGATGACCGCGCTGCCCATCGAGTGCCCCAGCAGGATCTGGGGCAGCGGGTCCTCGCCCGGCTTCACCGTCTGCGCGACGATGTCACGGAACATGGCGAAGTCGTTGCTGAGATCCGAGATCGACTTCACGTAGGCCCGCGGGCCTCCAGACCGGCCGTGGCCACGATGGTCCAGCGCGGCCACGGCGTAGCCGGCCTCGACCAGCGCGGCGGCGACGTGCCCGTAGCGGCCCGAGTGCTCGCCGAACCCGTGGGAGAGGATCACCACTGCGGAGGGATCTTCGGCCGGAAGCCAGGTCTGGGTGAAGATCGTCACGCCGCCGGCGGCGAGGAACTGATCGGTGCTGTGCGTCATGCTGCGGAGACTAACCAGCGGCGGGGATGGCACCCAAGTCGGGAGCAGCCTCCTCCACCTCGACCTGTGCCACGGGCACGTCGATCAGCGAGCCGTACTCGGCCCACGAACCGTCGTAGTTCCGCACCTGAGCAAAGCCCAGGATCTCGTGCAGCACGAACCAGGTGTGGGCCGCCCGCTCGCCGATGCGGCAGTAGACAACGGTGTTGTCATCCGGTCCCACGCCGGCCCGGCGGTACAGCGAGCACAACGCCTCACCGGAGAGGAACTTCCCCGTCTGGCCATCCACGGCGTGGGACCAGGGCACGTTGCTGGCCCCGGGGATGTGGCCGGCGACCATCGCGGCCTCACCCGGCAGGTGCGGCGGTGCCGCGCTCCGGCCCTGGTACTCGGGCTCTGAGCGGACGTCGATCAGGCTGACTCCCGGAGGGCCGCCCACCAACTCCTCCAGCACCTCGTCCCGAAACACCCTGATCGACGGGTCGGGGGCGGCGGCCCGGTAGCCGACGGTGGGGGAGCGATCCGGGAGTCGGCTGGTCAGTGGGCGGCCCTCGTGCTGCCAGGCCGTACGGCCGCCGTTCATCAGCGACAGCCGACGGTGTCCGTAGAGCTTGAACGTCCAGTAGGCGTAGGAGGCAAACCAGTTGTGGTTGCCGCCGTAGAGCACGACGTGGGTGTCGGCGGTGACGCCCAGCCGATCCATGAGCTGCTCGAACGATCGCTGGTCGAGCACCGTCCGTCGCCGCGGATGACACAGGTCCATGGTCCAGTTCAGGCCGACGGCACCATCCACGTGCGCTCGGGCATAGGACTCGGTGTCCTCGTCGACGTCCACCACCACGACATCGTCATCGTGGAGGTGATCCGCCACCCAGTCAGGCTCGACCAGGGGCGACGGCAACGGCGTGCGGAGGACGGACACGGCGAGCGAGGCTAGGCACGCGCCCTGCCGAGGACGAAGCGGTGCACGGTAGCAACGGTGCGAAGGGGACGACGCCCTAGATGACGGCGGTCTCCGTGGTCAGGTCGGCGCCGTCGAAGCGCTCGATGCGGAACGGCTCGATGTCGATCGTGTGGGCCCGGCCGTCGAGGATCTCCTCAGCGATGAGTTGGCCGCAGCCAGGAGCATGCATCACCCCGTGACCGCTGAACCCGCTGGCGTTGATCCACCCCTCCGCGGAGGGGTCGCGGCCGAGGATTGGTGTGTAGTCCGGGGTCACCTCGTAGTAGCCCCACCACGATGCCTTGGTGTCGAGCTCCTCCTGCTCGAACCAGGGATAGCGCTCGAACAGGGCCGGCATCATCTCCTCCAGATGGTCCCAGTCGACCCCGGTGAGGAACCCCTTGGGGCTGTCGTGGTCGTGGTGGCCGATCAGCAGACGGTCACCCTCGGTTCGGAAGTACACGCCCGAGGTCAGGTCCACCGTCAGCGGCAGGGGGCCGCCGCGATCCTGTGGGGCGGTGACGAAGACGTCGTTGCGTTGTGGTTGGACCGGAACGTCCAGACCGGCCAGCTCGGCGATGCCGCCCGACCAGGCACCGGCCGCGTTGACGACGACGTCGGCCTCGATCTGACCGTCATCGGTGATCAGCGTCCAGGCCGAGCCACGCTCCACACCGATCACGGTCTCCAGCCGATGGAAGACCGTCCCCTCCGATCGCGCGTTGCGCATCAACAGCTGGGTCGACTGGTCCGGGTCCACGAAGCCGTCCTTGGGACCGTGGGCGGCCCCGGCGATGCCGGCGGGGTCGAACTCGACGATCTGCTGGGCCTCCTCGACGGTCAGGAGTCGGACGTCGGCGCCCCGGCTGCGCTGCATCTCCACCAGGGCCTCGCGCTCTGCCAGGTCTCCGTCCGGTACCAGGAAGAGGTATCCCTCGGGGCGGTAGCCGGACTCGTTGGCCGCGTACCACTCCAGCGACAGCAGGGAGAGATCGACGTTGTGCGGCTGGGCGAACTGGGTGCGGAACCCGGCGGCGCTGCGGCCCGTCGAGCCCATCGCCACGCCCTCCTCCTTCTCGATCACCGTGACCTCGGCTCCGCGACGAGCCAGGTGGTAGGCACACGAGGCACCGATGATCCCCGCACCGATG
The sequence above is a segment of the Euzebya tangerina genome. Coding sequences within it:
- a CDS encoding sulfurtransferase, producing the protein MSVLRTPLPSPLVEPDWVADHLHDDDVVVVDVDEDTESYARAHVDGAVGLNWTMDLCHPRRRTVLDQRSFEQLMDRLGVTADTHVVLYGGNHNWFASYAYWTFKLYGHRRLSLMNGGRTAWQHEGRPLTSRLPDRSPTVGYRAAAPDPSIRVFRDEVLEELVGGPPGVSLIDVRSEPEYQGRSAAPPHLPGEAAMVAGHIPGASNVPWSHAVDGQTGKFLSGEALCSLYRRAGVGPDDNTVVYCRIGERAAHTWFVLHEILGFAQVRNYDGSWAEYGSLIDVPVAQVEVEEAAPDLGAIPAAG
- a CDS encoding alpha/beta hydrolase is translated as MTHSTDQFLAAGGVTIFTQTWLPAEDPSAVVILSHGFGEHSGRYGHVAAALVEAGYAVAALDHRGHGRSGGPRAYVKSISDLSNDFAMFRDIVAQTVKPGEDPLPQILLGHSMGSAVIVDHLVGPHDPVAAVVLSGPYLRNAAEVAAPLKVLAPILGRVAGKLPTQALDSGDVSRDPAVVAAYDADPLVFHGKIPAGTGATLLGLEDALMPKASRITEPLLIVHGTEDRLAAVDGARALAGAVGSQIVDLKTYDGLHHEVFNEPEQDTVLADVVAWLAEQV
- a CDS encoding molybdenum cofactor guanylyltransferase; this translates as MAEETAPGSTPVTRPVGIVLAGGTSRRMGQDKALAIVDGRRLIDRAVAFLEPLTSGVLVASGQRTIPDLEVPQIADCLPGGGPLGGILAGLQAGNSTHAIVLAVDIPRPDAGLLQALSESWAGQPAIVPSGAGRPQPLHAVWSTAVGGKVAAAVADGTRSVIDVARQIGAVVLSEGETELFTRSTAWALNLNTPGDLESFEEGRGGPGGGPGEGP
- a CDS encoding NAD(P)/FAD-dependent oxidoreductase; the protein is MDDVRVAIIGAGIIGASCAYHLARRGAEVTVIEKEEGVAMGSTGRSAAGFRTQFAQPHNVDLSLLSLEWYAANESGYRPEGYLFLVPDGDLAEREALVEMQRSRGADVRLLTVEEAQQIVEFDPAGIAGAAHGPKDGFVDPDQSTQLLMRNARSEGTVFHRLETVIGVERGSAWTLITDDGQIEADVVVNAAGAWSGGIAELAGLDVPVQPQRNDVFVTAPQDRGGPLPLTVDLTSGVYFRTEGDRLLIGHHDHDSPKGFLTGVDWDHLEEMMPALFERYPWFEQEELDTKASWWGYYEVTPDYTPILGRDPSAEGWINASGFSGHGVMHAPGCGQLIAEEILDGRAHTIDIEPFRIERFDGADLTTETAVI